The following are from one region of the Plutella xylostella chromosome 21, ilPluXylo3.1, whole genome shotgun sequence genome:
- the LOC105390982 gene encoding uncharacterized protein LOC105390982, with the protein MSHFGDFIEGVPVKISEKYIRPPKIELPYSVSECGVRARKVLDSTQGHCCTFEQNVLAKLQELRSAKKTKKNERQHRLQLLKEEKQKKLDAIAAAEAEERLKQLSVSEVSYPSTEEISEISPDDKADKNCDTTLTQDQTTEVPSEPNINNEPVHPSCSQPSEPDPSILQPTLVQPHYQASNLLDDPDPLMEYKMKNKAVQIPHYNPSFAKHHMETLTYKDFENDTSSPFDNVELKTINDMELLAQVLQNQMQSGTNCPVPQQYVPEQAYTGVPNCSSQAQMEGIPYIPNAYVEQPIQGADIMYTSPQHYAMGNGYYVPVDNCENAVPVDNVNMYMPNYQYYIPANPYPSTAYYSQPVTETDVNAMSSDPTYIPQPYYFGYPQAPLQYQPNAYSLPSQSVEATQNPSSTTVNTVKSRSRSVPDIVKELNEEIASAKLRAKERSYNASPAPKETLERLPNPIDKMPARLQSLCQRIHGMGFPLDRVARVCSLVGDNDKKIIEGLLLLGELLDLGFPEGRASLALAKHEFNRDKALDELVQ; encoded by the exons ATGTCTCATTTTGGGGATTTCATAGAGGGTGTCCCCGTCAAGATATCAGAAAAGTACATACGGCCACCGAAAATTGAATTACCTTACAGTGTAAGCGAATGTGGCGTGCGAGCTCGTAAAGTATTAGATAGTACGCAGGGGCACTGCTGCACCTTCGAGCAGAATGTGCTGGCCAAGCTGCAGGAGCTGCGGAGCGCGAAGAAGACGAAGAAAAACGAGAGACAACACCGGCTGCAGCTGTTGAAAGAGGAGAAACAAAAGAAACTCGACGCCATCGCCGCCGCCGAGGCGGAGGAGCGGCTCAAGCAGCTCAGCGTGTCCGAGGTGTCCTACCCGAGCACCGAGGAGATCAGCGAGATCTCCCCTGACGATAAAGCTGACAAAAACTGTGATACAACACTAACACAAGATCAAACTACAGAGGTTCCATCTGAACCCAACATTAACAATGAACCTGTACACCCCTCTTGTAGTCAACCCTCTGAACCTGACCCCAGCATCCTGCAGCCGACGCTGGTGCAGCCGCACTACCAGGCCAGCAACCTCCTGGACGACCCCGACCCCCTCATGGAGTACAAGATGAAAAACAAAGCTGTACAGATCCCCCACTACAATCCATCATTTGCCAAACACCACATGGAGACTTTGACTTACAAGGACtttgaaaatgatacatccagtCCCTTTGATAATgttgaacttaaaacaatCAATGATATGGAATTATTAGCTCAAGTGTTGCAGAATCAAATGCAATCAGGAACAAATTGCCCTGTGCCACAGCAGTATGTTCCAGAACAGGCTTACACTGGAGTGCCAAACTGTTCCTCACAGGCGCAGATGGAAGGAATCCCATACATACCAAATGCCTATGTAGAGCAACCTATCCAAGGAGCAGATATCATGTACACCTCACCACAGCACTATGCAATGGGAAATGGCTATTATGTACCAGTAGATAACTGTGAGAATGCAGTGCCAGTAGataatgtaaatatgtacatgCCGAATTACCAGTACTACATTCCTGCCAATCCATACCCGAGTACAGCATACTACAGCCAACCAGTCACTGAGACAGATGTGAATGCCATGTCTAGTGACCCCACATACATTCCACAACCATATTATTTTGGTTACCCCCAAGCACCTCTTCAGTATCAGCCTAATGCATACAGCTTGCCAAGCCAAAGTGTTGAAGCAACACAGAACCCTTCATCAACCACTGTAAATACTGTTAAATCTAGGTCTAGAAGTGTACCGGATATTGTAAAGGAGTTGAATGAAGAAATAGCATCAGCAAAGTTGAGAGCTAAAGAGAGATCTTACAATGCAAGTCCTGCACCTAAAGAGACATTGGAGCGTCTGCCGAATCCTATTGACAAGATGCCCGCGAGGCTGCAGAGCTTGTGCCAGAGGATCCACGGCATGGGCTTCCCGCTGGACCGGGTGGCGCGCGTGTGCAGTCTTGTtggtgataatgataagaaG ATAATCGAGGGTCTGCTGCTCCTAGGCGAGCTGCTCGACCTGGGCTTCCCCGAGGGCCGCGCCAGCCTCGCGCTCGCCAAGCACGAGTTCAATAGAGACAAGGCGCTGGACGAGCTGGTGCAGTGA